The DNA region AGGTATGCTAGTTTCATATATCTGACTCTAAATACTCTCCTGAAAAAATGGCAACTTTTGAAATAAATTTATACCTGAGTAACCATGAATGACACTGTTGTGACTTGGGAGGCTACTGATGCATTGTGGCAAAAACTGAAGTAATCTTCCATTTCTTCAGGATGCAATAACAAATATAAAGCAGCAATGCAGCGATTTTACAATGACCAGAAGCATTCAATGCCGGGAAATGATTGAAGATGTGCAGAGGCAGTTATCTGGACTCAGCTTCAAAGCTGATGTGAGGCCTAGTTATAATTATCCTTCAGCTGATCAAGCCAGTATACAAAGGAATGCTTCTCAACAATCCGAACTACAAAGCACTCCACAACACCCTCAGGCAGCCTTCCATCACCGACCTGGGGAACAGCCAAGGCCTGGATACTCACATCCCTACCCTGGGTACACCAATCCTCAGCAGGCTCCTTACTTGGCTCCAACTGGTCAATACCAGCATCCACAACAGCCACCCAGCCATCAATATGGGCAACCAGCATATCCAGGATGGCGTGGACCATACTACAATGCACACCAACATCCACAAGGTTCACATCCCCCGCCTCCCTATACAATGCCATCTCCTTACCCTCCGCCACCTCATCAGGGAAGCTATTATAGACCTCAGTGAAATATTGAGCTGATCAGCTTATGAAACTCCATTTTCTCCTCCGCCCTGTGCGATCAGTCATGTATAGGTGGTGTACCATATGAGACCCTTGTAGTATTTCATGGGCATATTTTGTTCAATAATTCTTGCATAGTGTCCAGAAACATATTGAGTTTGTTCTACTTTCATCATTCTGTTTGGAGTAAATGGAGAATTCTGCAAAATGATGTTTGACCAATGTACTTATTCCTAGTTCCTAGTGTTATCAATTTTTTATGTCcagcaaataaataaataaatctcttGGTGTGTGTGTTCAGAGATATACTGTAGTTTGCCGAAGTAGATGTGGCGACCAGCAGAGGAACCTCCATCAAATGGGCGTCAACTCCTTAGCCCATCTTGGGAAACTAGTCATCTTTGCATAGATCAAAGTGATCAATGTAGGCCAATATATGCATCTCCAACTTAAACAAGTGGTCCTGTAAGACCATGTATTGTGAACTCAAGGGGACCAAGAACCGTAGCCTAGTTGAAAGTATTTCTCCAACTTAAGATCACTGATCACCTAAGATTTGGAATCATTCACCATTATCCAGCGGGTTAAAATCATTCTCATTTACATTTGAAGTTATTACATAAAAGCAggatgctttttttttttttttttttgtggggGTGATTTCACATAGATAAGTGTTTTTTGTGGGGGTGGTATTTTCACATAGAAACTTGCTGTGTGAAAGATATCAATCAATACGTCAACTTTGATTATTACTccttgtttaaaaaataaaagcttCCATTCACAATCAAAATCAAATTGAAGTTAATACAGTTCAACTAGTTCCTCTGAAGCAAAACGTGACCTCGACCTGCCTCCTGATTCAAGGTGCATTCATTTAAATTGGCTGAGTCACACAACTGAATCAACAACTCCACTCCAATTCGGATATGAAGACACACATCGAACAACAGGAACTTATCAGGAATCTATCGTTTCATTGTTCTTCCTTTCTACTTTACGGTCCAATTACTTGCATAGACATATAAGAAGAGCAAAAATCATTTTATCACtttccttcctctccctcttatCTTCTATCCCAGTAATTCAACCCTTAGTTGCCTTTCTTGTGAAGGCATCATCAGATAAAAACACGATCAGAAGCTCAAACAGCACGATAACAACTAGTATTGCAACCATAGTGAAAGCAAAGGCTATCCAATAAGTATCCCAAAAAAGGGTTAAGGAGATAGTACTATTTTGTCTTATAGTACTATTTTGCATATCTAGAGGGAACAAAACCAAAGAAGATAGATTCAGCAAGCTTAAGGAGCCTGACACAAACCTCTATTCCATTTAGGTTAATAATTTGTCAATAGCAAGATGAGATAGATAAACCATAATAAGGAATCTGTCTCCAAATATGTTGTGACTTCACTAGATGAAATTTCAATCCCCAGCAACAGATGGATTCTTTGCCCACAAGCAAGTCCCCATATGCTCTTAACAGAGACTCATTAACTGATACTTATGATCGATGCCgcaacattatcaaagataacacAGGATACACCTTAAAAGGCCTTTGTTAGAGCTATACTGAAACACAATTCTATTTTGACGGATAAGTTAATTGCTATTGAGCATTGAAATCATATACAGAATTCCCCTTGATGCATCCCAAAATAACTGCAGAATGCATGGAAAGCCATTTAAGTTATTTAAGATATCCAAGCCACTGGGAAAAGCTTCACTGATTTGGTGTATAAATGCATCTGCATGAGGACAATAACACCGGAGACTTCTTTTCTCATTACAATGCCTATACTGGAGTGCTATGCCCTTGCAAATTTTTGTCTGCAAGAAGTAGATCATCTGCTCGGGGTTGACAGAGGAGGCAGAAAGTATTGTGGAGCAAGTGGAGAATTTTGGAAAGTTCTACTGTATATAATAGTTCTTTCTGCATCCTCAGTCAAATTAGTTATTTGATTGTGCCGGTATACAGTGGATTGGTGATATTTGAAGACATGATTTTCATTTGAGTCTTGCAACTGTAGTGTCATGCCCACTTCTAAAAACTGTAAAACTCTGCATGTAATTAACAGAAATAAAACCAAGTCACATACTTCAGTTTTCACAAAAAGTTTAAGCATAAATATAGCAACCAGTCATAGCAGACATATGGGCATAACAACTGTAAAAGATTGATGTCCCCATATTCTTCAACTCTAGACTGACAAAAGAACTCACATCTTTTGCAAGAAGATTGTAAACAAGATCCAGAGTATGAAAAATTTGACCTAATAGCATAACATAGCTTTGGAACTTTGTATAAAGTGGCTAACTATGTTTGCATTGAATCTCTGAAAACCTGAATTAATGGTAACCTcattaattaaggatatgtaagaCCTGATTCCAACTTACTCTTGACTCAAATCTGATCCATCAACTGTTGTAAGTCTTCTTTAACGTTGATTTGATGGTTCTATTAAAGTTGGTATCTGTACATAAATATAAAGAGCAGTCTGGTGCACGAAACTCTCGCCAACCGGGGAAGAATCTATTGTATGCAACCTTACTTTGCAAAAGGTTGTTTCCGAGATTTGAACCTGTGATCTCTAGGTCAGGCTCCCCTTCTGTATTTGTACATAAATATAAGCcactaaaacaaaacaaaacaaagcaTGCGCACTTATCAAGAATGCCCAAGGATGTTTCCAAACAACAAAAAATTGACCTTACAATTCATATTGCCTGAGATATTTCTCCCTATTTGGAAGCCCTAAATTTTGTCTACAGGCCAAGAAATTTAGATTAAAATGTAGAAGGTTAACATCAGCTTCAAAATTTGCCATTGTTGTGAGGTCAGCCATTAAGCACACCTTGGAAACTGAGAAGATTCCACAGATCACCCAGGTTAGTTTTAGATGAAAGAACTTGCATAATAGCCTTAAGAAAATAGATCAGCAGAAAAATGAATATTATTAACAATTACATAAATCATGCAACTAAACTGGCAGACAACCAATTTAGCTGATGATACTCATTTATCAACATTCTGGGTGACTGCAACACAATCCAATTTTGTATTCTTCGCTATATTTCTACTGTCATGAGAGGATGGACCATGCAAGTAAAACAGAAATCACATAGAAATGCTTTTCCCTATAAAGTTGTTATAGCCTAGTAATTGTCAAACATGAATCAAACATCAACTGAAGTGTTATGAAAACTCTAATTTTTTCTCAACACAAGTCTGATTTTCCAGTACTCAACCGTTATCCATCATGAAACTATAGAGCAAATGGGGCAAACAACAGAACTAAAGTTTGATGTAATAGTTGATAGCTTTGTTCCTTTTTGACACATCCATTTTTCATTAATCAGTATAAGACAATGGAACATGAAAGTAGCTATTGGCTTCAGGAAGAATAACAAAGCTTGACGTTCTAACTTCTAAGTTAGGACTCGTgtcttaaaaaaaatcaaatacaaaGACTGAGTAGCAAATTAACGCAAGGTTTGAGGTATAGAAGAAAAACCAAAGGTCAGTTTGCTAGCATAGAAAATGGAGGAAGGTAGAAGTTTAAACTTAACACCTAAGAAGAATGCAAATAAGGATAGGcaagcaagaaaaaaaaattaaaacaacaatGGATGGAGAAAGAAATTGAGTTCTGACTACAGTAAGATCCAAAGTAAAATTTTTGAAGCTTATTACACCTACaagaaaaccaaagaggagaCAACAATCATCAAAAAGCTAAATCACGAAGTTGGGGGCCAACATCGGTAGGAGTTCTTATAGATTATAAAATTGTCTCTAGTACAAAAGAACCTATATTTTAACTATTACATTATCATAAGAGTTTATATAATTTTGTTTATATCATGTTTGGTATTTGAAACAAAATGTATTTTCACACCTCTTCACTCACTATATTCATGCTCCCATGAGAAGATGAAGGATGTAAGACAAATCATATCAAATTGATTTTTctcaaacaaaaagaaaaattgttaTATTCTGACTTGTCAAATATGAATCAAAATCCATCAGAAGTGTTAAGATAAGTACATGTCTGGTTTTTCCTCTACGCATGTTGGATTTTTCAGTACTCCAGAGTTAGCCATCATGAAACCATTGGGCAAAGGGAAGCAAACAACAGATTCCTTTTGGCACATCTATCATAAAATATTAAATCGGATGAGAATAATCTTTCTAAAAGAAAACTTGGATAAGAATAAACAAGCCTAACGTCCTCAGTACTAACTAGGGCAGCGTTCACGTCGTTAGAGAATG from Zingiber officinale cultivar Zhangliang chromosome 4B, Zo_v1.1, whole genome shotgun sequence includes:
- the LOC121974823 gene encoding uncharacterized protein LOC121974823: MRRRRRSRRRHAPPLTSLQCCLLLLQVVSSETSDKIGTIQRRLAWPLRKDDTHKSRNVSKVCLMADLTTMANFEADVNLLHFNLNFLACRQNLGLPNREKYLRQYEFGLYLCTNTEGEPDLEITGSNLGNNLLQSKVAYNRFFPGWREFRAPDCSLYLCTDTNFNRTIKSTLKKTYNS